Proteins from one Pelorhabdus rhamnosifermentans genomic window:
- a CDS encoding murein hydrolase activator EnvC family protein — MGTMKKGFVLFMAGLLLIFMIIPAFAEQDLQQQMTEKQSQAAVAQQQVDSVTGTLQKTQMELDVAQNEYQLVDNQLKATQQQIAANKVILANAEKMLSARTKVLNIRMRDVYKNGQISYIDVLFGASDFSDFTTRLDLLQRVVKQDIDLVAEVKAERQLIIDKKGELERDEAAITPLQKAAQQKKQILESKKAAQQATLNAAVNQRDMAQRAYEELLATSQQIEQMIRSGNRGIGGGGGSGVFIWPVGGPITSPFGWRDHPVLGGERFHSGIDIGAGYGETVVAADTGVVTYAGWMDGYGKTIMIDHGGGIVTLYGHSSELLVSEGQRVAKGQAIMLVGMTGYATGPHCHFEVRLNGSPVNPMNYLP; from the coding sequence ATGGGAACGATGAAAAAAGGATTTGTCCTATTTATGGCGGGACTTTTGCTGATTTTTATGATCATACCTGCATTTGCTGAACAGGATTTGCAGCAGCAGATGACTGAAAAACAAAGCCAAGCCGCTGTTGCACAGCAGCAAGTCGATTCTGTGACAGGAACTTTACAAAAGACGCAAATGGAGCTGGATGTAGCTCAGAATGAATATCAGCTTGTGGACAATCAATTGAAGGCGACGCAACAGCAAATTGCTGCTAATAAAGTCATTTTAGCCAATGCGGAAAAAATGTTAAGTGCGCGCACGAAGGTTTTGAATATTCGCATGCGTGATGTTTATAAAAATGGTCAAATTAGTTATATTGATGTTTTGTTTGGCGCAAGCGATTTTAGTGATTTTACTACGCGCCTTGATTTATTGCAGCGCGTAGTAAAACAAGATATTGATCTTGTGGCTGAGGTCAAAGCGGAACGCCAGCTTATTATAGATAAAAAAGGTGAGCTTGAACGCGATGAAGCCGCCATTACGCCTTTGCAGAAGGCGGCGCAGCAGAAAAAGCAAATTCTTGAATCAAAAAAGGCGGCACAACAAGCGACGCTAAATGCGGCAGTCAATCAACGCGATATGGCCCAGCGGGCTTATGAGGAACTCTTGGCTACTTCTCAACAGATTGAGCAGATGATTCGCAGCGGTAACCGCGGTATTGGCGGCGGTGGTGGTAGCGGTGTATTTATCTGGCCCGTGGGTGGGCCCATTACTTCACCCTTTGGCTGGCGCGATCATCCTGTGCTTGGTGGTGAGCGGTTCCATAGCGGCATTGATATTGGGGCGGGCTATGGTGAGACTGTTGTTGCAGCAGATACGGGTGTTGTGACTTATGCCGGTTGGATGGATGGCTATGGTAAAACGATCATGATTGATCATGGTGGCGGGATTGTCACTCTATACGGTCATAGCAGCGAGCTGTTAGTCAGTGAGGGACAACGTGTGGCCAAAGGACAGGCTATTATGCTTGTGGGGATGACAGGTTATGCCACAGGTCCTCATTGTCATTTTGAAGTGCGGTTAAATGGTAGTCCTGTGAACCCAATGAATTACTTGCCTTAA
- the ftsE gene encoding cell division ATP-binding protein FtsE: MITMSNVSKVYSNGAVALHDVTINIATGDFVFFVGPSGAGKSTFVKLLFREELPTTGQIFVNGRDITQMDLGEVPYLRRSLGTVFQDFRLLLNKTVYENVAFAMQVIEAPHREIQKRVSHVLDLVGLRHRARHYPTELSGGEQQRVAIARAIVNQPAIVIADEPTGNLDPETSWEIMKIFEKINQQGTTIIMATHDQYVVDAMKKRVVAMEKGRIVRDEEKGAYGYED; encoded by the coding sequence GTTACGATTAATATCGCCACAGGCGATTTTGTCTTTTTTGTGGGACCGAGTGGTGCGGGTAAATCGACTTTTGTTAAATTATTGTTTCGTGAAGAACTGCCTACAACTGGGCAGATTTTTGTCAATGGTCGTGATATTACACAAATGGATCTTGGCGAAGTGCCTTATCTCAGGCGTAGTCTGGGAACGGTATTTCAGGATTTTCGGCTGCTGTTAAATAAAACGGTCTATGAAAATGTGGCTTTCGCTATGCAAGTTATTGAAGCACCTCATCGGGAGATTCAGAAACGGGTGAGTCATGTCCTGGATCTTGTGGGACTGCGTCACAGGGCGCGGCATTATCCGACGGAATTATCTGGCGGCGAACAACAGCGTGTTGCTATTGCCCGGGCGATTGTGAATCAACCGGCTATTGTGATTGCTGACGAGCCAACAGGAAATTTAGATCCTGAAACTTCCTGGGAGATTATGAAGATTTTTGAAAAAATCAATCAACAGGGGACAACGATTATTATGGCGACACATGACCAGTATGTTGTGGATGCTATGAAAAAACGCGTTGTTGCCATGGAAAAGGGCCGCATTGTGCGTGATGAAGAGAAAGGGGCCTACGGCTATGAAGATTAG
- the ftsX gene encoding permease-like cell division protein FtsX, with protein MKIRTGEYFVTEAVKSLRHNGLMSIASITTVALSLLILGTFLMMVLNLNHLASELESKVEISVYLKDSLDDRAMREVGTRITQLTGVTEVTFVSKDEALVKFKQRLGEQQSLLSALGDSNPLPNAFEVKVDQPAQVKPVAQAISQLNGVENARFGQEVVEKLFQLTQMIRIFGLILIIFLAFAALFIISNTIRITVFARRREIGIMKYVGATDWFIRWPFLLEGIILGFGGALIAVLFLAQSYNMLTDKVVQSMAFLPLIPRYPFITEISLFLLVAGTVIGALGSTISLRRFLKV; from the coding sequence ATGAAGATTAGAACAGGCGAATACTTTGTGACGGAAGCCGTAAAGTCTTTGCGTCATAACGGCCTGATGAGTATTGCTTCTATTACTACAGTCGCTTTGTCCCTGTTAATTCTGGGTACTTTTTTAATGATGGTATTGAATTTAAATCATTTGGCATCAGAGCTAGAATCCAAAGTGGAAATTTCCGTTTATTTAAAGGATAGTTTAGATGATCGTGCTATGCGGGAAGTGGGAACACGCATTACACAGTTAACGGGTGTGACGGAAGTTACCTTTGTCAGCAAGGATGAAGCACTTGTCAAGTTTAAGCAGCGGTTGGGTGAGCAACAAAGTTTGCTTTCAGCCCTTGGGGACAGCAACCCTTTACCAAATGCTTTTGAAGTGAAGGTGGATCAGCCTGCACAGGTTAAGCCTGTTGCGCAGGCTATTAGTCAGCTAAATGGGGTAGAAAATGCCAGGTTTGGCCAGGAAGTAGTGGAGAAGCTGTTTCAATTGACGCAGATGATTCGCATTTTTGGGCTTATTCTCATCATTTTTTTAGCTTTTGCAGCCCTGTTTATTATTTCCAATACCATTCGAATTACTGTTTTTGCGCGACGTCGTGAAATTGGCATTATGAAATATGTGGGTGCCACCGATTGGTTCATTCGCTGGCCTTTTTTGCTTGAAGGCATTATATTGGGATTTGGCGGGGCTTTGATTGCTGTATTATTCTTAGCTCAGTCTTATAATATGCTGACTGACAAGGTTGTTCAATCTATGGCTTTTCTGCCACTTATTCCACGGTATCCCTTTATTACGGAGATTAGCTTGTTTTTGCTTGTGGCGGGAACGGTCATTGGTGCATTGGGCAGTACCATTTCACTGCGCAGGTTTTTAAAGGTGTAA